The Dreissena polymorpha isolate Duluth1 chromosome 10, UMN_Dpol_1.0, whole genome shotgun sequence genome includes a region encoding these proteins:
- the LOC127848581 gene encoding beta-1,3-glucan-binding protein-like, giving the protein MLRLCFVVVFTVVIVVVVDALPQPKLRHLNHGGFEVSIEVDGDLKHGKADVNVTSGRKIKYTLVGTQNGKRLVSSGRMKTGETGVSVVPQNQPSQGWLVFRDDFDGPVSTDNWEYEVSMYGGYNWEIQVYTSDQLNVFTRNGNLFLKPTLTSEKFGEHFLHHGTMDVRKIWGSCTNADRWGCVREGRNGILPPVMSGKLKSKKTIKFGRVNVRARIPQGDWIWPAIWMLPRHLQYGGWPASGEIDIMESRGNSFARDPSGNDHGRNEIGATLHWGPSPSQNRWELTHAARTDGSFSNSFHLYSLDWTVDHIIVSVDNQEVLRVPIGSGGFWQKGGFHGHNPWGSGSKAAPFDTAFYLILNVAIGGTNGFFPDTWTYNSRKPYWNNSPNINQNFWDARNEWRPSWQGDNVAMEVDYVEMFQY; this is encoded by the exons ATGCTGCGTCTCTGTTTCGTCGTCGTCTTCaccgtcgtcatcgtcgtcgtggTCGATGCGCTGCCGCAGCCGAAACTTCGTCATCTCAATCATGGAGGCTTCGAGGTCTCTATTGAAG TGGATGGCGATTTGAAGCACGGTAAAGCGGATGTTAACGTTACATCCGGTCGCAAAATCAAGTACACGCTGGTCGGAACACAAAATGGAAAAAGGCTCGTGTCAAGTGGCAGAATGAAAACAG GGGAGACGGGAGTTTCTGTGGTCCCTCAGAATCAGCCCAGCCAGGGCTGGCTGGTGTTCCGTGACGATTTCGATGGCCCCGTCAGCACCGACAACTGGGAATATGAGGTCTCCATGTATGGCGGCTAT AACTGGGAGATACAGGTGTACACTAGCGACCAATTGAACGTCTTCACCAGGAATGGGAACCTGTTCTTGAAACCG ACACTCACTTCTGAAAAGTTCGGCGAACATTTTTTGCACCATGGGACAATGGATGTCAgaa AAATCTGGGGTTCTTGTACAAACGCTGACCGCTGGGGGTGTGTACGTGAAGGTCGGAACGGTATCCTCCCGCCCGTTATGTCCGGAAAACTGAAGAGCAAGAAGACCATCAAGTTCGGTCGGGTGAACGTGCGCGCACGAATACCTCAGGGCGATTGGATATGGCCAG CTATTTGGATGCTGCCACGTCACTTACAATATGGGGGATGGCCTGCTTCCGGTGAAATTGACATCATGGAAAGTAGAG GCAACAGTTTTGCGCGCGATCCAAGTGGAAATGATCATGGGCGAAACGAGATTGGTGCCACTCTGCACTGGGGACCAAGCCCGTCACAGAACAGATGGGAACTAACCCACGCGGCAAG AACCGACGGGTCCTTTTCCAACTCCTTCCACCTGTATTCGCTAGACTGGACAGTTGACCACATCAT CGTATCTGTTGACAATCAGGAGGTTTTGCGCGTCCCGATCGGAAGTGGAGGATTCTGGCAGAAGGGCGGATTTCACGGTCACAACCCCTGGGGGAGCGGGTCCAAGGCCGCCCCATTCGATACGGCC TTTTACCTCATCTTGAACGTTGCCATTGGTGGAACCAATGGCTTCTTCCCGGACACCTGGACATACAATAGCCGCAAACCATACTGGAACAACTCCCCCAATATTAACCAAAACTTCTGGGACGCCCGGAACGAGTGGCGCCCATCGTGGCAAGGGGACAATGTCGCTATGGAGGTGGACTACGTAGAGATGTTCCAGTACTAA